Proteins found in one Flavobacterium channae genomic segment:
- the recO gene encoding DNA repair protein RecO, which yields MLVKTKAIVISALKYQEKSLIVKCFTQSDGLKSYFVPSAYSNKKANQKIAYFQPLTIIEIEANHKNKGTLEHFKEIKLAHSFHSINTNIIKSTIVIFLSEILHHSIHEEEKNENLFSFLETALLWLDTHEETFNFHLILLIEMTKFLGFYPDVSEMDFDFFDIKEGYFTPFQSVNTISAHESQLFKRILNLKFDSDQKVFAGTERQMLLKILLDFYALHLEGFKKPKSLEVLKEVFS from the coding sequence ATGTTGGTTAAAACTAAAGCCATTGTAATTTCTGCTTTAAAATATCAAGAAAAAAGCTTGATTGTTAAATGCTTTACACAATCTGATGGTTTGAAAAGTTACTTTGTTCCAAGTGCTTATTCTAATAAAAAAGCCAATCAAAAAATAGCTTATTTTCAGCCGCTAACTATTATTGAAATTGAAGCCAACCATAAAAATAAAGGCACACTTGAACATTTCAAAGAAATAAAATTAGCACACAGTTTTCATTCGATAAATACGAATATAATTAAAAGTACTATTGTAATATTTTTATCCGAAATTCTACATCACAGCATACACGAAGAAGAAAAAAACGAAAACTTATTTTCTTTTTTAGAAACTGCTTTGCTTTGGTTAGATACACATGAAGAAACATTTAATTTTCATCTTATTTTATTGATAGAAATGACAAAGTTTTTAGGGTTTTATCCTGATGTTTCTGAAATGGATTTTGATTTTTTTGATATAAAAGAAGGCTATTTTACTCCATTTCAATCTGTAAATACGATTTCAGCACATGAATCACAACTTTTTAAAAGGATTTTGAATTTAAAATTTGATTCTGATCAAAAGGTTTTTGCAGGAACAGAACGTCAAATGTTGTTAAAAATACTGTTGGATTTCTACGCACTTCATCTTGAAGGTTTCAAAAAACCTAAATCCTTAGAGGTTTTAAAAGAAGTTTTTTCCTAA